Proteins encoded by one window of Desulfovibrio sp. Huiquan2017:
- a CDS encoding manganese-dependent inorganic pyrophosphatase, whose product MAILVVGHKNPDTDTVASAIGAADLYSKRGMEAKAVTQGEIAPETAFVLEKFGFAAPEIVTDATDQKIILVDHTDISQTIDNLDKGELLAVVDHHKLGDITTAGPLEMWVWPVGCSATVLKSMYDFYNVEIPANIAGILRCAILSDTVMFKSVTCTDADKAAVEALAKIAGVNDIMALGMEMFKVKSAVDGTSASELVFRDYKDFDMSGNKVGIGQLEVVDLSMLDAHKDALQAEIEKVKADGRHSVFLLLTDIMKEGSEMLIASDDPAVVEKAFGIATKGEPVWLEGVMSRKKQVAPNFIKAFEG is encoded by the coding sequence ATGGCTATTTTGGTTGTTGGACACAAGAACCCTGACACCGACACCGTCGCTTCCGCGATTGGTGCCGCCGACCTGTACAGCAAACGTGGTATGGAAGCCAAGGCCGTGACTCAGGGAGAGATCGCTCCCGAGACCGCCTTCGTGCTCGAAAAGTTCGGTTTCGCCGCTCCTGAGATCGTCACCGACGCCACCGATCAGAAGATCATCCTGGTGGACCACACCGACATTTCCCAGACCATCGACAATCTGGACAAGGGTGAGCTTCTTGCCGTCGTTGATCACCACAAGCTGGGTGACATCACCACCGCCGGTCCGCTGGAGATGTGGGTCTGGCCCGTGGGCTGTTCCGCCACCGTGTTGAAGTCCATGTACGACTTCTACAATGTCGAGATTCCGGCCAATATCGCCGGTATCCTGCGGTGCGCCATCCTGAGCGACACCGTCATGTTCAAGTCCGTCACCTGTACCGATGCCGACAAGGCCGCCGTCGAAGCCCTGGCCAAGATTGCCGGTGTCAATGACATCATGGCCCTGGGCATGGAGATGTTCAAGGTCAAGTCCGCCGTTGACGGCACCTCCGCCAGCGAGCTGGTTTTCCGCGACTACAAGGACTTCGACATGTCCGGCAACAAGGTTGGCATCGGCCAGTTGGAAGTCGTGGATCTGTCCATGCTGGACGCCCACAAGGATGCTCTGCAGGCCGAGATTGAGAAGGTCAAGGCCGATGGCCGTCATTCCGTCTTCCTGCTCTTGACCGATATCATGAAGGAAGGCTCCGAGATGCTCATAGCCTCCGACGATCCGGCTGTGGTCGAAAAGGCCTTCGGTATCGCCACCAAGGGCGAGCCCGTCTGGCTGGAAGGCGTCATGAGCCGCAAAAAGCAGGTCGCCCCCAACTTCATCAAGGCCTTCGAAGGCTAG
- the dapA gene encoding 4-hydroxy-tetrahydrodipicolinate synthase produces the protein MELRGAFTALSTPFKDGEVDESTYRDFIEWQIEQGIDGLVPCGTTGEAATMSHEEQGRVIKICVDQTKGRVPVIAGAGSNSTREAIELTKMARDAGADATLQITPYYNKPTPGGLVAHFKAIADATSMPMVIYNVPGRTGLNCLPSTLKMIKDAVPEAIAVKEATGNLCQCAEVVEFCGRDFKLLSGDDFTALPLLAVGGVGVISVTSNIMPKAMSAMCKAFFDKDHEKALELNLKLAPVNRAMFLETNPIPVKTALAMMGIFKDAEFRLPIVPLQDENKPKLKAVLKTAGLL, from the coding sequence ATGGAATTACGAGGAGCCTTCACCGCTCTCTCGACGCCCTTCAAGGATGGCGAGGTTGATGAATCGACCTACCGCGATTTCATTGAATGGCAGATCGAGCAGGGTATCGACGGGCTGGTGCCCTGCGGCACTACCGGCGAAGCTGCGACCATGTCCCATGAAGAACAGGGACGGGTCATTAAAATTTGCGTGGATCAGACCAAAGGCCGCGTGCCCGTCATCGCCGGTGCCGGGTCCAACTCCACCAGAGAGGCCATCGAACTGACCAAGATGGCCCGGGACGCCGGAGCCGACGCCACCCTGCAAATCACGCCCTACTACAACAAACCGACTCCCGGCGGCTTGGTGGCCCACTTCAAGGCCATCGCTGACGCGACGTCCATGCCCATGGTCATCTACAACGTGCCCGGACGGACCGGCCTGAACTGTCTGCCCTCCACGCTGAAGATGATCAAGGACGCGGTTCCCGAAGCCATCGCCGTAAAGGAGGCCACCGGCAACCTCTGCCAGTGCGCCGAGGTCGTGGAATTCTGCGGTCGCGATTTCAAGCTGTTGTCCGGAGACGATTTCACGGCCCTGCCCCTGCTCGCCGTGGGCGGCGTCGGCGTGATCTCCGTCACCTCCAACATCATGCCCAAGGCCATGAGCGCCATGTGCAAGGCGTTCTTCGACAAGGATCATGAAAAGGCCCTGGAACTGAATCTCAAGCTGGCCCCGGTCAATCGGGCCATGTTCCTGGAGACCAATCCCATCCCGGTCAAGACCGCCCTGGCCATGATGGGCATCTTCAAGGATGCGGAGTTCCGCCTGCCTATAGTTCCCTTGCAGGACGAGAACAAACCCAAATTGAAAGCCGTGCTGAAAACCGCCGGTCTTTTGTGA
- a CDS encoding HU family DNA-binding protein, whose product MNKSELIKALSEQKKMHVDEATKVVGAFVDSVKEALLKGDRVEIRGFGSFKIKDYEGYTGRNPKTGTVVQVRPKKLPFFRPGKELKEYINQ is encoded by the coding sequence ATGAACAAGAGCGAATTGATCAAGGCTCTGTCCGAACAGAAGAAAATGCACGTTGACGAGGCCACCAAAGTGGTCGGCGCCTTCGTGGACTCCGTCAAGGAAGCCCTGCTCAAAGGCGACCGAGTGGAAATTCGCGGTTTTGGCAGCTTCAAGATCAAAGATTACGAAGGGTACACCGGACGCAATCCCAAGACCGGGACGGTTGTCCAGGTTCGACCCAAGAAACTTCCCTTCTTCCGTCCTGGCAAAGAGTTGAAGGAATACATCAACCAGTAG
- a CDS encoding MinD/ParA family protein, protein MNHNNTLSLSIMSGKGGVGKTNIVLNLGYALHAMHITSMLMDCDLGLANLDVLLGISPDRNLHDLLQTGVETEDVLVSIEDGFDMLPATSGVPELVEMDEDLQDILFKKLIDIAGKYDFLMLDLGAGISHTVLSLASLTQLRVVVVTPEPTSLTDSYAMIKVLTTQHDIKDFLVLINQATSAKEAKQTFERLNAACLNFLNIELRYLGFVHQDRTLVESVRRQTPLLKFAPQATASKDIVGIAKKLVRYREDNRERIGGRPILKDFPSE, encoded by the coding sequence ATGAATCACAACAATACACTCAGTCTCTCGATCATGAGCGGCAAGGGCGGAGTCGGCAAGACCAATATCGTGCTCAACCTCGGCTATGCCCTGCATGCCATGCACATCACGTCCATGCTCATGGACTGCGACCTTGGGCTGGCCAATCTCGACGTGCTGCTCGGCATCTCCCCTGACCGCAACCTGCACGACCTGTTGCAGACCGGCGTGGAGACGGAGGACGTCCTGGTGTCCATCGAGGACGGCTTCGACATGCTCCCGGCCACCAGCGGCGTGCCCGAACTGGTGGAGATGGACGAAGACCTGCAGGACATCCTGTTCAAGAAGCTCATCGACATCGCCGGGAAATATGACTTTCTCATGCTTGATCTCGGGGCGGGCATCAGTCATACGGTCCTTTCCCTGGCCTCCCTGACCCAATTGCGCGTGGTGGTGGTCACCCCGGAGCCCACTTCCCTGACCGACAGCTACGCCATGATCAAGGTCCTGACCACCCAGCATGACATCAAGGATTTCCTGGTCCTGATCAACCAGGCCACCAGCGCCAAAGAGGCCAAGCAGACCTTCGAACGCCTCAATGCGGCCTGCTTGAATTTCCTGAACATCGAGTTGCGTTACCTTGGCTTCGTGCACCAGGACCGCACCCTGGTCGAGTCGGTCCGCCGCCAGACGCCGCTCCTCAAATTCGCCCCGCAAGCCACGGCCAGCAAGGATATTGTCGGCATTGCCAAGAAGCTCGTCCGCTACCGCGAGGACAACCGCGAACGCATCGGCGGCCGTCCCATTTTGAAAGATTTTCCTTCGGAATGA
- a CDS encoding GGDEF domain-containing protein, whose amino-acid sequence MPTDKKIKFPANELASELSALQEELCAYTREAGEKMDRSVWVFRLIHGISCEEWESIAARRDLGQWLSLPIDGGAYPQLKRFQETLERLAYQTDHDPLTGLANRRAFDRILDIEIERSKRARSPLSLAIFDLDDFKRVNDTYGHQKGDEVLSTFAGHLKATTRRYDLAARFGGEEFALIMAGSGLVKAQRLLNRLLQEFRQIEFTAPDGNGTFHVTCSVGLTCYKGSVKISDKELIELADSALYEAKAAGKNQIKVSSLPFADNVPNETLVHANEKQFLFGGK is encoded by the coding sequence ATGCCCACGGACAAAAAAATTAAATTCCCCGCGAACGAATTGGCCTCGGAACTCTCCGCCCTTCAGGAGGAGCTGTGCGCCTACACCCGGGAGGCCGGAGAAAAAATGGACCGATCGGTCTGGGTCTTCCGGCTTATCCATGGGATCTCCTGCGAGGAGTGGGAATCCATTGCCGCCCGACGCGACCTCGGGCAATGGCTCTCCCTGCCCATCGACGGCGGCGCCTATCCACAGTTGAAGCGGTTCCAGGAAACCCTGGAGCGGCTGGCCTACCAAACCGACCACGACCCGCTCACCGGGCTGGCCAACCGTCGGGCCTTCGACCGCATCCTGGACATCGAGATTGAGCGTTCCAAGCGCGCCCGCTCCCCCCTCTCCCTAGCCATCTTCGATCTGGACGACTTCAAGCGGGTCAACGACACCTACGGGCACCAGAAGGGGGACGAGGTGCTGAGCACCTTTGCCGGACACCTGAAGGCGACCACCCGGCGCTATGACCTGGCGGCCCGCTTCGGCGGCGAGGAATTCGCCCTGATCATGGCGGGATCCGGCCTGGTCAAGGCTCAGCGGCTCCTGAACAGGCTGCTTCAGGAATTCAGACAGATAGAATTCACCGCCCCGGACGGAAACGGGACCTTTCACGTCACCTGTTCCGTCGGCCTGACCTGCTACAAGGGGAGCGTGAAAATTTCGGACAAGGAACTGATCGAACTGGCCGACAGCGCACTCTACGAAGCCAAGGCCGCAGGCAAAAATCAGATCAAGGTATCCAGCCTCCCCTTCGCAGACAACGTCCCCAACGAGACCCTGGTGCACGCCAACGAAAAACAGTTCCTGTTCGGCGGGAAATAA